The Candidatus Kuenenbacteria bacterium genome contains a region encoding:
- a CDS encoding NUDIX domain-containing protein, with translation MLNNVISQVVLGAVIFSGNKVLIVQRNKDENIFPNMWELPSGKKELLEGCITSLLREIKEETGLRVKVINILSVFNYQIKKEKIIKDCTQINFLVRAVGHKVVISKEHQDYAWISKNHIRRYNLSKETKKVIRQGFKLIYKK, from the coding sequence ATGTTAAACAATGTTATTTCGCAAGTAGTCTTGGGCGCTGTTATATTTAGTGGGAATAAAGTCCTAATAGTTCAACGCAATAAAGATGAAAATATTTTTCCAAACATGTGGGAATTGCCCAGTGGAAAAAAAGAATTGCTTGAAGGGTGTATAACATCTTTACTTAGAGAAATAAAGGAAGAAACAGGATTAAGGGTTAAAGTTATTAATATTCTTTCCGTTTTCAATTATCAAATTAAAAAAGAAAAGATTATAAAAGACTGTACGCAAATTAATTTTTTGGTGAGAGCAGTTGGCCATAAAGTTGTTATCAGCAAAGAACATCAGGATTATGCTTGGATATCAAAGAATCATATTAGAAGATATAATTTATCCAAAGAAACAAAAAAAGTCATTAGGCAAGGTTTTAAATTAATATATAAAAAATAA
- a CDS encoding DegT/DnrJ/EryC1/StrS family aminotransferase, translating into MTTEKLAILGGAKTINKKAPHYSWPIITKTIKDSVVKQLSESISIYNKSGIIEKFENYFANYHDVKHAVLCNSGTTAIYSMFIAARFKEGDEIICPAYTFFASVTPLLFTGAKPVLCDCDDNGNIDPAEILKKITPKTKGVVVTHMWGVPCQMDKIVSLCRKNNLLLLEDCSHAHGAKFKGKKVGSFGDLSAWSLQGPKIISGGEGGIVTTNNKEFYYRILLLGHYNKRCKDEINKEHNLYKYSTTGMGLKFRSHPVAVRIAYSMLSNLDTILRVKRMFAKKIIKEFKKIPYFALPPAFSDPAYEPAWYGLVFQYKGYNYKYPSIDNFFRAIQAEGLLEVDRPGSTSPLNLLPLFQNPTELFPIYKKNYFSYKPGDFPKAEKFYKYAIKLPVWALKKEHKMVDYYIKGFKKVCNNLDKII; encoded by the coding sequence ATGACCACGGAAAAATTAGCTATATTAGGCGGAGCCAAGACAATAAACAAAAAAGCCCCACACTACTCATGGCCCATAATTACTAAAACCATTAAAGACTCTGTCGTAAAGCAGTTGAGCGAGAGCATATCTATTTATAATAAATCTGGGATTATTGAAAAGTTCGAAAATTATTTTGCGAATTATCATGATGTAAAGCATGCTGTTTTATGTAATTCTGGGACCACCGCAATTTACTCTATGTTTATTGCAGCTAGATTTAAAGAAGGAGATGAGATAATTTGTCCGGCATATACATTTTTTGCTTCTGTCACCCCACTTCTTTTTACCGGGGCAAAACCAGTTTTATGTGATTGTGATGATAATGGCAATATAGATCCAGCCGAGATTTTAAAAAAGATAACCCCCAAAACCAAGGGCGTCGTTGTTACTCACATGTGGGGTGTTCCCTGCCAGATGGATAAAATTGTTAGTCTGTGTAGAAAAAATAACCTGTTACTCTTAGAAGACTGTTCCCATGCTCACGGCGCCAAATTTAAAGGAAAAAAAGTTGGGTCATTCGGAGACTTATCAGCGTGGAGTTTGCAGGGCCCCAAAATTATAAGCGGTGGAGAAGGTGGCATTGTTACTACAAATAATAAAGAGTTCTATTATAGGATTCTTCTGCTAGGGCATTATAACAAAAGATGTAAAGATGAAATTAATAAAGAACACAATTTATATAAATACTCAACTACAGGTATGGGTTTAAAATTTAGAAGCCACCCAGTAGCTGTTCGTATAGCTTATAGCATGTTGAGTAATCTAGACACAATTCTGAGAGTTAAAAGAATGTTTGCTAAAAAAATAATAAAAGAATTTAAAAAAATACCATATTTTGCATTACCGCCAGCTTTTTCGGACCCCGCATATGAACCAGCTTGGTATGGTTTGGTTTTTCAATACAAAGGTTATAATTATAAGTATCCATCAATTGATAATTTTTTTAGAGCGATACAAGCAGAGGGCTTATTGGAGGTTGATCGACCCGGTTCAACCTCGCCCCTTAATTTATTACCACTTTTCCAGAACCCCACTGAATTATTCCCCATATATAAAAAAAATTATTTTTCTTATAAACCCGGAGATTTCCCCAAAGCAGAGAAATTCTATAAATATGCTATCAAATTGCCAGTCTGGGCATTGAAGAAGGAACACAAAATGGTGGATTATTATATAAAAGGTTTTAAAAAAGTGTGTAATAATCTTGATAAAATAATTTGA
- a CDS encoding ComF family protein produces the protein MNWPVIKNALEKLTGRFLDVLFPIECLGCGRENEWLCPLCQAKIKLKTIDQCVVCKEPTVFGQTHRSCQEKTALDGVIVAAEWEDKLLQEAIHKYKYSFVKGLAEPLAQILIKKITPPRQAIWAGEPQMVQLLKSKNIILAPIPLHRRRLNWRGFNQAELLAERIGREFGWPIMPLLMRRNKYTKPQAKLKKEEREKNLQGVFGMSDELEKGLKDKTVLLIDDIITTGTTMNECAKILKEAGAKEVWGAALARG, from the coding sequence ATGAATTGGCCAGTGATAAAAAACGCCTTGGAAAAATTGACCGGGCGTTTTTTGGATGTTTTGTTTCCAATCGAATGTCTAGGTTGCGGCCGAGAAAACGAGTGGCTGTGTCCACTCTGCCAGGCGAAAATAAAATTGAAAACAATTGATCAATGCGTAGTGTGCAAGGAGCCGACGGTGTTCGGGCAGACGCATCGTTCGTGCCAAGAAAAAACAGCTTTGGACGGGGTGATTGTGGCGGCGGAGTGGGAGGACAAATTATTACAAGAGGCGATTCATAAATATAAGTATAGTTTTGTAAAAGGATTGGCCGAGCCTCTGGCACAAATTTTGATAAAAAAAATAACCCCGCCTAGACAGGCTATCTGGGCAGGTGAGCCGCAAATGGTCCAATTATTAAAGAGTAAGAATATAATTTTGGCGCCGATACCTTTACACAGAAGAAGACTCAATTGGCGAGGTTTTAATCAGGCGGAACTTTTGGCAGAAAGAATTGGCAGAGAATTTGGCTGGCCGATAATGCCACTACTGATGCGGCGCAACAAATATACCAAACCGCAGGCCAAACTCAAAAAAGAAGAGCGGGAGAAAAACTTACAAGGAGTTTTTGGGATGAGTGATGAATTGGAAAAGGGGCTCAAAGATAAAACTGTGCTTTTGATAGATGATATTATCACAACAGGGACAACGATGAATGAGTGTGCCAAGATATTGAAAGAGGCCGGAGCCAAAGAAGTGTGGGGGGCGGCATTGGCCCGGGGTTAG
- a CDS encoding ATP-dependent Clp protease ATP-binding subunit: protein MTENILNKFTNHYKKTIVRAFGLSVANKKKEIGVEEIFWGLIAEKGSLGGETLNKAGVRAGLETDAGEAKTEEWEKILSAKEEVGLSKVAKKIVVDSAAVAAKYQHNYIGTEHLLYSLIKANNEEVNKILDKYKVNNKNLLKSLESVLGSTAKFGEIAEAVNNLKEKLRQEEKNNKKKRETILDFFGTDLTIPVAQKNINPVIGREAEIKRVVQILSRRNKNNPILLGEPGVGKTAIVEGLAKKIMLGQVPDVLVDKKIYSLDMPLLVAGTSYRGEFEARVKQIVDEAKSDPNIILFIDEIHNIVGAGSSSGTMDAANILKPALARGEIHCIGATTFEDYKKHIEPDSALGRRLQKVMVGEPTAEEAIEIIKGIRPAYEKHHLLKISDEAIEEAVRLSERYLPNQFLPDKAIDLIDEAASKKRVERPSRGNRQKISLLKKELQRLGKEKDNLVKEEKYKEAIKIKGEEFELVNKIYQLETEEMNNKMKSNPKSLAGNIIKGDDIRELMAEATKINISDKKKMAGEIASLEDKLKAKIIGQEKVIKKIAGVIKRSAVGLAGDKRPLGSFVFAGASGVGKTYTAKVLAETLNPRGDGLIRLDMSEYGEKFNASKIIGAPAGYVGYDEGGVLTEKIKRNPYSVVLLDEIEKAHPDIFNLWLSILEDGQITDSKGRVINFRNTIIIMTTNIGLKKRSEQKRLGFGDEERMAERDNFKEALEEFLRPEFLNRIDQILIFENLGKKELAKIIELEMQAINEKLANKKLKIGWGKPVVDKLLKECEKRETGARAVRETLQKEIEEPLADKIIGGEKIKNKTIQITVQNNKIKLT from the coding sequence ATGACAGAAAATATTTTAAACAAATTTACCAATCATTACAAAAAGACTATTGTCCGGGCTTTTGGCCTGTCTGTTGCCAATAAGAAAAAAGAAATCGGCGTGGAAGAAATATTTTGGGGGCTGATCGCCGAGAAGGGCTCACTCGGCGGCGAGACCTTGAATAAGGCCGGGGTCAGGGCGGGGCTCGAGACTGACGCAGGAGAAGCAAAGACAGAGGAATGGGAAAAAATTCTCTCGGCGAAAGAGGAGGTGGGGCTAAGCAAAGTAGCAAAAAAAATAGTAGTGGACTCGGCCGCCGTGGCCGCCAAATACCAGCACAACTATATTGGCACAGAACATCTTTTATATAGTCTGATAAAAGCAAACAACGAAGAGGTAAATAAAATACTGGACAAATACAAAGTAAATAATAAAAATTTGCTCAAAAGCCTGGAATCGGTGCTTGGCTCTACGGCCAAATTTGGCGAGATCGCCGAGGCAGTCAATAACCTCAAGGAAAAACTGCGTCAGGAAGAAAAAAATAATAAAAAGAAACGCGAGACCATTTTGGATTTTTTTGGTACAGACCTGACTATCCCAGTAGCACAGAAGAATATCAATCCGGTGATCGGCCGGGAAGCAGAGATAAAAAGAGTGGTCCAAATTTTGTCACGGCGTAACAAAAATAATCCGATTCTCTTGGGCGAGCCGGGCGTGGGTAAAACCGCTATCGTGGAAGGGCTGGCCAAAAAAATAATGCTCGGGCAAGTGCCTGATGTTTTGGTTGATAAAAAAATATACTCCCTCGATATGCCCCTCTTGGTAGCTGGCACCAGTTACCGGGGAGAATTTGAAGCGCGCGTGAAACAGATCGTTGATGAGGCCAAATCTGATCCCAATATTATTTTATTCATTGATGAAATACACAATATCGTCGGCGCGGGCTCGAGCTCGGGTACAATGGACGCCGCCAATATTTTGAAACCTGCTCTAGCCCGCGGGGAAATCCACTGTATAGGAGCAACAACTTTTGAAGACTACAAAAAGCATATTGAGCCAGACAGCGCCTTGGGGAGAAGGCTGCAAAAAGTAATGGTCGGTGAACCGACAGCAGAGGAAGCTATAGAAATAATCAAAGGCATCCGGCCGGCCTATGAAAAACATCACCTCCTGAAAATCAGCGATGAAGCCATAGAGGAAGCGGTCCGCCTGTCAGAGCGATATTTGCCAAACCAATTTTTGCCAGATAAGGCGATTGACCTGATCGATGAAGCGGCCAGTAAAAAAAGAGTCGAGCGGCCGAGTCGAGGTAACCGGCAAAAGATCAGTCTGCTCAAAAAAGAGCTGCAACGACTCGGCAAAGAAAAGGATAATTTGGTCAAAGAAGAAAAGTACAAAGAGGCAATAAAAATCAAAGGGGAAGAGTTTGAGTTGGTGAATAAAATTTATCAGCTCGAGACAGAAGAGATGAACAATAAAATGAAGAGTAACCCCAAATCTCTGGCTGGCAATATAATAAAAGGAGACGATATCCGAGAACTCATGGCTGAGGCAACCAAGATCAATATTTCTGATAAGAAAAAAATGGCGGGGGAAATCGCCTCGCTAGAAGACAAGCTCAAGGCCAAGATCATCGGTCAAGAAAAAGTAATAAAAAAAATAGCCGGCGTAATAAAGCGCTCGGCCGTGGGGCTCGCTGGCGACAAAAGACCTTTGGGTTCTTTTGTCTTTGCCGGGGCCTCGGGTGTTGGTAAAACCTATACCGCCAAGGTATTGGCAGAAACCCTGAATCCTAGGGGAGACGGACTCATCAGGTTGGACATGTCTGAATATGGAGAAAAATTTAATGCTTCAAAAATCATCGGGGCACCGGCTGGCTATGTGGGCTATGATGAGGGTGGTGTTTTGACCGAAAAAATCAAAAGAAACCCCTATTCGGTGGTCTTGCTCGATGAGATAGAAAAGGCCCATCCGGATATTTTTAACCTCTGGCTATCAATCCTCGAAGACGGGCAAATAACAGACAGCAAGGGTCGGGTGATAAATTTTAGGAATACTATAATTATAATGACGACCAATATAGGGCTCAAAAAAAGAAGTGAACAGAAAAGACTGGGTTTTGGGGATGAGGAGAGAATGGCCGAAAGGGATAATTTTAAAGAAGCTTTGGAGGAATTTTTGCGGCCGGAATTTTTGAACCGAATAGACCAGATTTTGATATTTGAAAATTTGGGCAAAAAAGAACTAGCAAAAATAATTGAGCTGGAAATGCAAGCAATAAATGAAAAACTGGCAAATAAAAAACTGAAAATTGGCTGGGGAAAACCAGTGGTAGACAAACTACTCAAAGAGTGTGAAAAAAGAGAGACTGGGGCTAGGGCGGTGAGAGAGACCCTCCAAAAAGAAATAGAGGAGCCCTTGGCGGACAAAATTATTGGTGGTGAGAAAATAAAAAATAAGACTATCCAAATAACCGTCCAAAATAATAAAATAAAATTAACCTAA
- a CDS encoding EamA family transporter: MWIIFGLLAAVFAALVAIFGKMGLHGIDTATATTMRAIVMAIFLLVVILIQGKIGHIDDIIANKKALYYIVLSGIAGALSWLFYFFALKLGKVSQVAPLDRLSVVFAIILAALILGEKISLKIGIGAAMMAIGAILIVLA; encoded by the coding sequence ATGTGGATCATCTTTGGACTTTTGGCCGCTGTATTTGCAGCGCTGGTCGCCATCTTTGGCAAGATGGGTTTGCACGGCATTGATACAGCGACGGCGACAACGATGAGAGCGATTGTCATGGCTATATTTTTATTGGTGGTAATTTTGATCCAAGGAAAAATAGGCCATATTGATGATATAATAGCCAATAAAAAAGCTCTCTATTATATAGTCTTGTCAGGAATAGCTGGGGCTCTTTCGTGGCTATTTTATTTTTTTGCTTTGAAGCTCGGAAAGGTATCTCAAGTGGCGCCCCTGGATCGGTTAAGTGTAGTGTTTGCGATAATTTTGGCGGCTTTGATACTCGGAGAAAAGATAAGTCTGAAAATTGGCATCGGGGCGGCCATGATGGCCATTGGAGCGATTTTAATTGTTTTGGCTTAA